A window of Micromonospora eburnea genomic DNA:
GCCTCCTCGTGCAGCACGAACGCGGCGGCCGCCCCGGCGATCCGTCGGGCCACCGTCGCGGTGGACTCGTCGGGCGTGCCGGCCACCACCGGCAGCCAGGCGCGGCGGGCCTGCTTGGCCGCTTCCCGGGCGGTGGCCGCCCACTTCTCCCGGGCCCGTACGCCCCGGTCGCCGCGCCACTGGGTCACCGAGCGGGACGCCGCCCAGGGAACGATCTCGTCCACCCCGACCTCGGTCATCGCCTGCACGGCCAACTCGCCCCGGTCGCCCTTGGCGATGCCCTGCACCACGACGAGCCGGGGAAGGGACGCGTCGACGTACCCCCGGGAGGTGACCGCCAGGTCGAGGGTGCCCCGGCCGACGGCGGTGACCACCGCGCCGGCCGTGCCGCCCCGGCCGTCGGCGAGCAGCAGCTCCTCGCCGACCCGCAGCCGCTGCACGGTGGCGGCGTGATGCCCCTCCGGGCCGTCGAGGGTCAGCGTGTCGCCGGTGGGCAGCGCCTCGACCAGGAACAGCGGCGCCGACACGCTAGGCGTGCCCGTTGAAGGCGTCACGCATCCGGGAGAAGAAGCCGCCCTGCTTGGTCAGCTCGGCGACCTCCTCGCCCCGGGTCTTGGCGAACTCGCGCAGCATCCGCTCCTGGTCGGCGTCGAGCTTCGTCGGGGTACGCACGTCCAGGTGGACGTAGAGGTCGCCCCGACCGGTGCCGCGCAGGTGCGGTACGCCCCGGGCGCGCAGCCGCAGCGTGCTGCCCGGCTGGGTGCCCGGCTTGACGTCGACCGTCTCCTCGCTGTCCAGCGTCTTGATGGTGAGCCGGGTGCCGAGCGCGGCGGCGGTCATCGGCACGGTGACCCGGCAGTGCAGGTCGTCGCCCTTGCGCGAATAGACGTCGTGCGGCCGCTCGTGGATCTCCACGTAGAGGTCGCCGGCCGTGCCGCCGCCGGGGCCGACCTCGCCCTGCTGGGCCAGCCGGATCCGCATGCCGTCCTCGACGCCCGCCGGAATCTTGACGGTGAGCGAGCGGCGGGTCCGCACCCGGCCGTCACCGGCACAGGTCGGGCAGGGGTGCGGGATGGTGGTGCCGTAGCCCTGGCAGACCGTGCACGGCCGGGCGGAGACCACCTGGCCGAGGAAGGTCCGCTGCACCGACTGCACCTCGCCCCGGCCCCCGCACGCCTCGCAGGTGGCGAGGTGGGTGCCCGCCGCGGTGCCCGCGCCCGAGCAGGTGGTGCAGAGCACGGCGGTGTCGACCGTGATCGGGGCCTCGACGCCGAACGCCGTCTCGTTGAGGTCCAGTTCCAGCCGCAGGATCGCGTCCGCGCCCGGCCGGGTACGCGGACGCGGGCCACGCGCACCGCCGGCGGCGCCGCCGAAGAACGCGTCCATGATGTCCTGGAACCCGACGAACGGGCCGGCGCCACCCGGACCGCCCGGCCCGGCGCCCCCGCCGCCCGGTGCCAACGGGTCGCCGCCCAGGTCGACGATCTGCCGTTTCCGGTCGTCCGAGAGGACCTCGTACGCGGCGTTGATGTCCTTGAACTTCTCCTGTGCCTCCGGATCCGGATTGACGTCCGGGTGGAACTGCCGCGCCAGCTTGCGGTAGGCGCGCTTGATCTCGTCGTCGGAGGCTTCCCGGCTGACGCCGAGAATGCCGTAGTAGTCCCTGGCCACTGCGTTCGGTGTCCTCATGTTCGTCTCGCGTTGCGCCGGTCGCCGGCCTCAGGCCGGCCGTCGCCCCTGACTGGTCAGTTCTGGGCCAGCAGCTCGCCCACGTAGCGTGCCACGGCCCGCACCGTGGCGATGGTGCCGGGGTAGTCCATCCGGGTCGGCCCGAGCACCCCCAGGCCGCCGACGATGGTGCTACCCGGGCCGTACCCGGTGCTGACGACCGAGGCGGCCCGCAGATTGTCGATCTCGTTCTCGTCGCCGATCAGCACCCGGGTGGTGCTCGGCTCGGTCTCGCCGATGAGCTTGAGCAGCACGACCTGCTCCTCGAGCGCCTCGAGGACGGGCCGCAGGGTGCCCTGGAAGTCGAGCAGGCCGCCCCGGGTGAGGTTGGCCGTGCCGGCCAGCGCGATGCGTTCCTCGTGTCGCTCGACCAGCGTCTCCAGCAGCACGCTGGAGAGCGTGGCCATGGCCGGCCGCAGCTGCGGCGAGGACTCGTCCACCAGCGCCTGGACCAGCGGCGGCGTGTCCGACAGCCGGGTGCCGACCAACTTTTCGTTGACCAGCCGGCGCAGGTCGGTGACCTCCTCGACCGAGGTCGGCCCGGGCAGCTCGACCAGCCGCTGCTCGACCCGTCCGGTGTCGGCGATCATGACCAGCATCAGCCGGGTGGTGGAGATCGGCACCAGTTCCAGGTGGCGCACCTTGGAGCGGGCCAGGCTCGGGTACTGCACCACGGCCACCTGCCGGGTGAGCTGGGCCAGCAGTCGCACCGTGCGGTGCACCACGTCGTCCAGGTCGACCGCGCCGGCCAGGAAGCGCTCGATGGCCCGGCGCTCGGCCGGGCTGAGCGGCTTGACCCGGGAGAGTCGGTCGACGAAGAGCCGGTAGCCACGGTCGGTGGGCACCCGGCCGGCGCTGGTGTGCGGCTGCCGGATGTAGCCCTCGTCCTCCAGTACGGCCATGTCGTTGCGGACGGTGGCCGGGGAGACGCCGAGTTGGTGGCGCTCGACCAGGGACTTGCTGCCGACCGGCTCCTGCGTGGCGACGTAGTCCTCGACGATCGCGCGGAGCACGGCGAGCTTGCGGTCGTCGAGACCCATCTCCCCACCTCCTGACGCACCTCGGCCCGCCCGGCGTGCGGCAGCACCTGTTCGGGCAGGCGACCCGCGGCACCGGTCGAGCGTCTGGCACTCGACTGTAGCGAGTGCCAGTCTACGTCGGCGCGCCCACCGACGCGATGATCAGTGACGGACCCCGGGTGCGGCCCGCCGCACACTTCGCCAGAGCCGAACAGTCGGACATCCGGGTCGGTGTCGGTCTGGTGCATCCTTGCGAACGGGACCTAACGTGACGTCCATGACTGAACCACCTCGCCCTCCCGGAGCGGGGGACCCCGGCGCCCAGCCGCCGGGCGAGACCCCGCCGTCGGCACCATACGGCTCGCCCTCGGCGAACGAGCCCACCGCACCAATGTCCGGCGCACCCGGCGGCGCCGGCTATCCCCCTCCCGGTGGCTATCCGCCGCCGGGCGGCTACCCACCCCCGGGCGGCTACCCCCCACCTGGCGGCTATCCCCCGCCCGGTGGCTACGCCAGCAGCGATGACAAGACCTGGGCGCTCGTGGCGCACTTCGGCGGCGCGGCCGGCGCGCTGATCAGCTTCGGCCCGCTGGGTTTCGTCGGTCCGCTCGTCGCCTACCTGGCCCGCGGCCAGCAGTCCCCGGCCGTCCGGGCGCACGCCCTGGCCGCGCTGAACTTCCAGATCCTCTGGTCGATCATCGCGTTCGTGCTGCTCTTCGTGAGCTGGTGCCTGCTCTTCCTGCCCAGCATCGCGGTGGTGGTGATCCAGATCCTGTTCGGGATCATCGCCGGCATGCGGGCCAACGAGGGGCAGCTCTACCGCTATCCGATGTCCGCCAGCTTCATCAAGTGATCAGGACCCGGCCGGCCGGCGGCCGGCCGGGTCCCGGTCAGGGCAGCAGGTCGCGGACCACCGCGTCGGCCAGCAGCCGGCCGCGCAGGGTGAGCACCGCCCGGCCTTCGGCGTACCCGTCGGCGGTCAGCAGACCGTCGGCCAGCGCCCGCCGCGCGCCGGCCCGGCCCACCTCGTCGAGCGCGTCCAACGGCAGGCCGGCGGCGAGCCGCAGCCGCAGCATCACGTCCTCCATGTGTGCCTCGTCGGGGGTGAGCACCTCCCGGGCCAGGCCCGGTGACCGCCCCGCGGCCAGGCGTCCGGCGTACGCGGTCGGGTGCTTGACGTTCCACCAGCGCACCCCGCCGACGTGGCTGTGCGCCCCCGGACCGAGGCCCCACCAGTCGCCGCCGGTCCAGTAGAGCAGGTTGTGCCGGCACCGGGCCGCCTCGGAACGGGCCCAGTTGGAGACCTCGTACCAGGAGAAG
This region includes:
- a CDS encoding 16S rRNA (uracil(1498)-N(3))-methyltransferase, whose protein sequence is MSAPLFLVEALPTGDTLTLDGPEGHHAATVQRLRVGEELLLADGRGGTAGAVVTAVGRGTLDLAVTSRGYVDASLPRLVVVQGIAKGDRGELAVQAMTEVGVDEIVPWAASRSVTQWRGDRGVRAREKWAATAREAAKQARRAWLPVVAGTPDESTATVARRIAGAAAAFVLHEEAEERLTTADLPEIGEIVLVVGPEGGIAPAELSAFREAGARTVRLGPSVLRTSTAGVAALSVLSARLNRW
- the dnaJ gene encoding molecular chaperone DnaJ — translated: MARDYYGILGVSREASDDEIKRAYRKLARQFHPDVNPDPEAQEKFKDINAAYEVLSDDRKRQIVDLGGDPLAPGGGGAGPGGPGGAGPFVGFQDIMDAFFGGAAGGARGPRPRTRPGADAILRLELDLNETAFGVEAPITVDTAVLCTTCSGAGTAAGTHLATCEACGGRGEVQSVQRTFLGQVVSARPCTVCQGYGTTIPHPCPTCAGDGRVRTRRSLTVKIPAGVEDGMRIRLAQQGEVGPGGGTAGDLYVEIHERPHDVYSRKGDDLHCRVTVPMTAAALGTRLTIKTLDSEETVDVKPGTQPGSTLRLRARGVPHLRGTGRGDLYVHLDVRTPTKLDADQERMLREFAKTRGEEVAELTKQGGFFSRMRDAFNGHA
- the hrcA gene encoding heat-inducible transcriptional repressor HrcA — encoded protein: MGLDDRKLAVLRAIVEDYVATQEPVGSKSLVERHQLGVSPATVRNDMAVLEDEGYIRQPHTSAGRVPTDRGYRLFVDRLSRVKPLSPAERRAIERFLAGAVDLDDVVHRTVRLLAQLTRQVAVVQYPSLARSKVRHLELVPISTTRLMLVMIADTGRVEQRLVELPGPTSVEEVTDLRRLVNEKLVGTRLSDTPPLVQALVDESSPQLRPAMATLSSVLLETLVERHEERIALAGTANLTRGGLLDFQGTLRPVLEALEEQVVLLKLIGETEPSTTRVLIGDENEIDNLRAASVVSTGYGPGSTIVGGLGVLGPTRMDYPGTIATVRAVARYVGELLAQN
- a CDS encoding DUF4870 domain-containing protein, yielding MTEPPRPPGAGDPGAQPPGETPPSAPYGSPSANEPTAPMSGAPGGAGYPPPGGYPPPGGYPPPGGYPPPGGYPPPGGYASSDDKTWALVAHFGGAAGALISFGPLGFVGPLVAYLARGQQSPAVRAHALAALNFQILWSIIAFVLLFVSWCLLFLPSIAVVVIQILFGIIAGMRANEGQLYRYPMSASFIK